The following proteins are co-located in the Paludibaculum fermentans genome:
- a CDS encoding Do family serine endopeptidase: protein MRWFDKFRQQKLFTMNMALLAVAALVLVGNALTVGVSAAKGQAVAPDATPLALPPVKKLSNEFTKLAQMLEPSVVFIATDYTPKQTQTSNKRRNPHVAPQDDDEDSNSQADPLQRFFGSPFGGEAPRKREGSGSGFIVDKNGYIMTNLHVVEQADHIKVRLTGDKTDYKAKLIGSDPEIDIAVLKIDAGRPLQAIKVGNSESVQVGDWAVAIGAPFGLETSVTAGIVSATGRDISPQQFQRFIQTDAAINPGNSGGPLVNINGDVIGINTMIATSSGGYQGIGFALPVNTAVRSYNQIIQSGKVSRGSIGIKFPRNQTSMEMTLKALGFKNGVIIESVTTNGPAQKAGLKGEDVLLSLNGHPIKDGDDLVSRVSEMPAGTEVTIGLDREGQKMDKKVVIGDREEVFKDDPQLAGLRREMTEPGAEKPSMTTPRFGFGVRSLTPAERKEMKYDFPSGVMVTTVEDGSAAEEIGIKEKDVLASINRRPVSSFEDVKAILSSLKPGAPVAFRVMRPTSAPGNRTDISWAGIYLPGTVPQN, encoded by the coding sequence ATGCGTTGGTTTGACAAGTTCCGCCAGCAAAAGCTCTTTACGATGAACATGGCACTGCTTGCCGTCGCCGCCCTCGTCCTTGTCGGCAATGCGCTGACCGTTGGCGTCAGCGCCGCCAAGGGACAGGCCGTGGCGCCGGACGCGACTCCGCTCGCTCTGCCCCCGGTGAAGAAGTTGTCCAATGAATTCACCAAACTGGCGCAGATGCTAGAGCCGTCGGTGGTCTTCATCGCCACCGATTACACGCCAAAGCAGACGCAAACATCCAATAAGCGCCGCAATCCCCATGTCGCGCCGCAGGACGATGATGAAGACAGCAACAGCCAGGCCGATCCGTTGCAGCGCTTCTTCGGCTCCCCCTTCGGAGGCGAAGCGCCGCGCAAGCGGGAAGGCTCCGGCTCCGGTTTCATCGTCGACAAGAACGGCTACATCATGACGAACCTGCACGTCGTGGAGCAGGCCGATCACATCAAGGTTCGCCTCACCGGCGATAAGACGGATTACAAGGCGAAGCTCATCGGCTCCGATCCGGAAATCGACATCGCGGTTTTGAAGATCGACGCCGGCCGGCCGCTGCAGGCCATCAAGGTCGGCAACTCAGAGAGCGTCCAGGTAGGCGATTGGGCCGTGGCCATCGGAGCTCCGTTCGGGCTCGAGACCTCGGTGACCGCCGGCATCGTATCGGCCACCGGCCGCGACATCTCACCCCAGCAGTTCCAACGATTTATCCAGACCGACGCGGCGATCAACCCCGGCAACTCCGGCGGCCCGCTGGTGAACATCAACGGCGACGTCATCGGCATCAATACGATGATCGCCACCTCCTCGGGCGGCTACCAGGGCATTGGTTTCGCCCTGCCTGTGAATACGGCTGTCCGCAGCTACAACCAGATCATCCAGTCTGGTAAAGTTTCGCGCGGCTCCATCGGCATCAAGTTCCCGCGCAACCAGACGTCCATGGAAATGACGCTGAAGGCTCTGGGCTTCAAGAACGGCGTCATTATCGAGTCCGTCACCACCAACGGCCCGGCGCAGAAAGCCGGACTGAAGGGTGAAGATGTGCTGCTCTCGCTGAACGGCCACCCGATCAAGGATGGCGACGACCTGGTGAGCCGCGTTTCCGAGATGCCGGCCGGCACGGAAGTGACCATCGGTCTCGACCGCGAAGGCCAGAAGATGGACAAGAAAGTGGTCATTGGCGACCGAGAGGAGGTCTTCAAGGACGACCCGCAACTCGCCGGCCTGCGTCGTGAGATGACCGAACCTGGCGCCGAAAAACCCTCCATGACCACGCCTCGCTTTGGTTTCGGTGTGAGATCCCTCACCCCGGCTGAGCGCAAGGAGATGAAGTACGACTTCCCCAGCGGCGTCATGGTCACCACCGTGGAAGACGGTTCGGCCGCCGAGGAGATCGGGATCAAGGAGAAGGACGTCCTGGCCAGCATCAATCGCCGGCCGGTGTCCAGCTTCGAAGACGTGAAGGCGATTCTCAGCAGTCTGAAACCGGGCGCTCCGGTCGCTTTCCGGGTAATGAGGCCCACTTCCGCTCCGGGCAACCGAACGGATATCAGCTGGGCAGGCATCTACCTGCCGGGCACTGTCCCCCAGAACTAG
- a CDS encoding DMT family transporter → MKTAKSGPARHVRADLALAGIAFIWGATFVVVKEALLDSSTFLFLALRFSLAGIILAAVLRGRLTRKQPVNWVGGVQCAFLLFLGYALQTAGLRLTTASKSAFITGLYIVLVPLGASLVNRSMPRLAEIAGAAAATAGTALMTSGDWDLHLNAGDILTVGCAVAFTAHMLSVAHYTRKMDYERLSLFQVAGVAAFSWLAAATMETPHIAWSPRLLFGVIVTAVLATALSFLLYTWAQQHTSATRAALIFALEPVFAGLTAWVAAGEAWTVRSLTGAGLILSGIVLVEVKPAPPSRHQEG, encoded by the coding sequence ATGAAGACCGCCAAGTCCGGACCAGCCCGCCATGTGCGGGCCGATTTGGCATTAGCCGGCATCGCATTCATTTGGGGCGCTACGTTTGTCGTTGTCAAAGAGGCACTGCTGGACTCTTCGACTTTTCTTTTCCTGGCGTTGCGCTTCAGTCTCGCCGGCATCATCCTGGCCGCCGTGTTGCGCGGCCGGCTCACCCGCAAGCAGCCCGTCAACTGGGTGGGCGGGGTGCAATGCGCCTTCCTGCTCTTTCTCGGCTATGCCCTGCAAACGGCGGGCCTGCGCCTGACCACCGCCTCCAAGTCGGCCTTCATCACCGGGTTGTACATCGTGCTGGTACCTTTGGGCGCTTCTCTCGTCAATAGGAGTATGCCGCGGTTGGCGGAGATCGCCGGCGCGGCCGCGGCTACCGCCGGCACGGCCCTGATGACGTCCGGCGACTGGGATCTCCATCTAAATGCAGGAGATATTCTCACGGTAGGCTGCGCGGTGGCCTTCACGGCGCACATGCTATCGGTGGCGCACTATACGAGGAAGATGGACTACGAGCGTTTGAGTCTCTTTCAGGTCGCCGGCGTGGCCGCTTTCTCCTGGCTGGCCGCCGCCACCATGGAGACACCCCATATTGCCTGGTCGCCCCGGCTGCTATTCGGCGTCATCGTCACGGCCGTCCTGGCGACTGCGCTCTCGTTTCTGCTTTATACTTGGGCTCAGCAGCATACATCGGCCACCCGCGCCGCACTGATCTTTGCCCTGGAACCCGTTTTCGCGGGCCTCACGGCCTGGGTAGCGGCCGGCGAAGCCTGGACGGTGCGGTCGTTGACCGGTGCAGGCCTGATCTTGTCAGGTATCGTATTGGTAGAAGTGAAACCCGCGCCACCCTCCAGACATCAAGAGGGGTAA
- a CDS encoding M20/M25/M40 family metallo-hydrolase — protein sequence MLGPIDLARKRNPAAKTHALPPAVESLEWLANSPGVREVLRFFARERRWIDEQHLTLCRIAAPTFQEQKRAEWMAAQFNALGWEAKIDRAGNVTAQLGPAEKNTPLVAVTAHLDTVLAPRTPEDIRVEARDRFCGPGVADNGTGLTALLAIAKALATEPKPQLPLGNLLLVANVGEEGEGNLSGMRFLCRQSPFASRLRAVLVLDGPSTNHITVEALACRRFEITVTGPGGHSWSDHGAANPIHALARAITWYADTRLEEPPRQRPSSWNFGVIEGGSTVNAIPASARVKVDLRAEAARDLDELSESLAAILERALRAENERAVSGRVTGRLKETGARPGGRLAEGSPICGFVEAVDAHLGIKSHLDCASTDANIPLSMGLQAISIGAGGQGGGAHTVNEWYSPEGRDLGLRRAFLLMCLLLADSAPAA from the coding sequence ATGCTGGGTCCCATCGACTTGGCGCGCAAGCGCAATCCGGCGGCAAAGACCCACGCCCTGCCCCCTGCCGTCGAATCCCTCGAATGGCTGGCCAACAGTCCCGGCGTGCGGGAAGTGCTCCGTTTCTTCGCGCGCGAACGCCGCTGGATCGACGAACAGCACCTCACCCTTTGCCGAATCGCGGCGCCCACCTTCCAGGAACAGAAACGCGCCGAGTGGATGGCCGCCCAGTTCAATGCCCTCGGCTGGGAGGCGAAGATCGACCGCGCCGGCAACGTCACCGCCCAACTGGGCCCGGCGGAAAAGAACACGCCCCTGGTCGCGGTCACAGCCCATCTGGATACCGTTCTCGCGCCGCGCACCCCGGAAGACATCCGCGTCGAGGCCCGCGATCGTTTCTGCGGTCCCGGTGTCGCCGACAACGGAACGGGCCTCACCGCCCTGCTGGCCATCGCGAAAGCGCTCGCCACGGAGCCCAAGCCCCAGTTGCCGCTCGGCAACCTGCTGCTGGTCGCCAACGTCGGTGAAGAGGGCGAGGGCAACCTCAGCGGGATGCGTTTCCTTTGCCGCCAGTCGCCATTCGCCTCGCGCCTGCGGGCCGTGTTGGTGCTCGACGGCCCCAGCACCAACCACATCACAGTGGAAGCCCTGGCCTGCCGCCGGTTTGAGATTACGGTCACCGGCCCGGGCGGGCATTCGTGGTCGGACCACGGTGCGGCCAATCCCATCCACGCCCTGGCCCGCGCCATCACCTGGTATGCGGATACCCGGCTGGAGGAGCCGCCGCGCCAGCGCCCGTCCTCCTGGAATTTCGGGGTCATCGAAGGCGGCTCCACCGTCAATGCGATTCCCGCCAGCGCACGGGTAAAGGTTGACTTGCGGGCCGAAGCCGCCCGCGACCTCGATGAGCTCTCCGAGTCGCTGGCCGCCATCCTGGAGCGGGCTTTGCGTGCCGAGAACGAACGCGCTGTCTCCGGCCGCGTCACCGGCCGCCTGAAGGAAACCGGAGCCCGGCCCGGCGGCCGCCTCGCCGAAGGATCCCCCATCTGCGGGTTTGTCGAGGCAGTGGACGCCCATCTCGGCATCAAATCGCATCTCGATTGCGCCTCCACCGACGCCAACATCCCCCTTTCCATGGGCTTACAGGCCATCTCGATCGGCGCCGGCGGCCAGGGCGGCGGCGCCCACACCGTCAATGAATGGTACTCGCCGGAAGGCCGCGACCTCGGATTGCGCCGCGCTTTCCTCTTGATGTGCCTCTTGTTGGCCGATAGCGCCCCTGCCGCATGA
- the motA gene encoding flagellar motor stator protein MotA, giving the protein MFVLIGVAIVIGAIIGGYLMEHGKLMVLMQPAELVIIGGAALGTIFVGNPLHTIIGMAKAVLGALKGSPFTKAFYLEQLRMLNDIFVYARKNGMAKLESDLDEPEKSAIFTKYPSFLKNHHALDFFCDTVRMSISGGVGPFELDQLMELDMEVQHHEGSEPASSLTTVADALPGLGIVAAVLGVVITMGALGGPPEEIGHKVAAALVGTFLGILLCYGFLGPLASNISKINDGHAQYMGFLRMAILAFVKGTAPSLAVEFARRAIPTHLRPGFKETEAIIKGGAAKPA; this is encoded by the coding sequence ATGTTTGTACTCATTGGAGTCGCGATCGTAATCGGCGCGATCATCGGCGGCTACCTCATGGAGCACGGCAAGCTGATGGTGCTCATGCAGCCGGCGGAACTGGTGATTATTGGAGGCGCTGCACTGGGCACGATCTTTGTCGGCAACCCGCTGCACACCATCATTGGAATGGCAAAGGCGGTACTTGGTGCGCTCAAAGGCTCTCCATTCACCAAAGCCTTTTATTTGGAGCAGTTGAGGATGCTGAACGACATCTTCGTCTACGCCCGCAAGAACGGCATGGCGAAGCTGGAGTCCGACCTGGACGAGCCCGAGAAGAGCGCAATCTTTACGAAGTATCCGAGTTTCCTGAAGAACCACCATGCCCTGGATTTCTTCTGCGACACGGTGCGCATGTCCATCTCAGGTGGTGTGGGTCCCTTTGAGCTCGACCAGTTGATGGAACTGGACATGGAGGTGCAGCATCACGAAGGCTCTGAGCCGGCATCGTCCTTGACGACTGTCGCGGACGCGCTGCCCGGCCTGGGCATTGTGGCGGCGGTCTTGGGCGTGGTGATCACGATGGGGGCCCTGGGCGGGCCGCCTGAAGAGATCGGCCACAAGGTGGCCGCGGCCTTGGTGGGCACATTCCTGGGCATCCTGCTCTGCTACGGGTTCCTGGGGCCGCTGGCGTCCAACATTTCAAAGATCAATGACGGGCACGCGCAGTATATGGGTTTCCTGCGTATGGCCATTCTGGCGTTTGTGAAGGGGACGGCTCCTTCCCTGGCGGTGGAGTTTGCGCGACGGGCGATTCCGACCCATCTGCGTCCTGGCTTCAAAGAGACCGAGGCGATCATCAAGGGCGGTGCGGCCAAGCCCGCTTAG
- a CDS encoding flagellar motor protein MotB: protein MGSTTTPPPIIVVRKKKGHGGHHGGAWKVAYADFVTAMMALFIVLWLLSSDEKVKKAVGGYFMDPTGNGRMVGSNMAGAGTGIELTTENMSKLKEKIEAAMKELPKFEQMKNNVQVTVTNEGLRIELLEKESGMFFESGNAKPSPQGTELIRMLGEQLSQLPNKLLIEGHTDAKPYASEAGYTNWELSADRANCARRVLQESGIAVDRVAQIRGFADQHLRNKTDPFDPANRRVSVLVQYREVPAAPKPAAEPAKSEAAQPKAAEPHH from the coding sequence ATGGGTAGCACAACAACTCCGCCGCCGATCATTGTGGTCCGCAAGAAGAAGGGCCACGGCGGCCATCACGGGGGCGCCTGGAAGGTCGCCTATGCGGACTTCGTCACGGCCATGATGGCTTTGTTCATAGTCCTCTGGCTGCTCTCCAGCGACGAAAAGGTCAAGAAGGCAGTAGGCGGATACTTCATGGACCCGACTGGAAACGGGCGCATGGTGGGTTCCAACATGGCGGGTGCCGGGACGGGTATCGAGCTGACCACGGAAAACATGAGCAAGCTGAAGGAGAAGATCGAAGCGGCCATGAAAGAGCTGCCGAAGTTCGAGCAGATGAAGAACAACGTGCAGGTGACGGTTACGAATGAAGGTCTTCGCATTGAACTACTGGAAAAAGAGAGTGGGATGTTCTTCGAGAGCGGAAATGCGAAGCCATCGCCACAGGGCACGGAACTGATCAGGATGTTGGGGGAGCAACTGAGCCAGTTGCCGAACAAGCTTCTGATTGAAGGGCACACGGACGCAAAGCCTTACGCCTCCGAGGCGGGTTATACGAATTGGGAGCTGTCCGCCGACCGGGCGAACTGTGCGCGGCGCGTGTTGCAGGAATCCGGCATCGCGGTGGACCGGGTGGCCCAGATCCGTGGTTTTGCCGATCAGCACCTGCGCAACAAAACCGACCCGTTCGACCCTGCCAACCGGAGGGTGTCCGTGCTCGTCCAATACCGCGAGGTCCCGGCAGCGCCAAAACCCGCAGCCGAGCCGGCTAAAAGCGAAGCAGCGCAGCCTAAGGCCGCGGAGCCTCACCACTGA
- a CDS encoding HAD-IB family phosphatase: protein MPSSVLITDFDGTISRLDFYELALPHCSKGSVPDFWQGYSTGRLTHFEAMAGIFGQIRCSEAELQALLPLMEVDPGLPAAVAQLHDSGWDVVIVSNGSNWYIDQLLSGLGLGHLEVHSNPGHYVEGSGLVLQPPVGSPFYSPEYGIDKSAVVRTALKHYDRVAFAGNGPPDEKPALLVDAELRFATGWLANNLKRSGVSFHPFRRWSEIARFLSGEAPRP from the coding sequence ATGCCCTCCTCGGTTCTCATCACTGACTTCGACGGCACGATTTCGCGTCTGGATTTCTACGAACTGGCCCTGCCGCATTGCTCCAAAGGCTCGGTGCCCGACTTCTGGCAAGGCTACTCCACCGGCCGCCTGACGCACTTTGAAGCGATGGCCGGCATTTTCGGACAGATCCGTTGTTCCGAAGCGGAACTGCAAGCCCTGCTGCCGCTGATGGAAGTAGATCCGGGACTGCCCGCAGCTGTGGCGCAACTCCATGATTCCGGCTGGGATGTCGTGATCGTGTCCAACGGCTCCAATTGGTACATCGACCAACTTCTCTCCGGCCTGGGGCTGGGCCACCTGGAGGTCCACTCGAACCCGGGCCATTATGTGGAAGGCTCCGGCCTGGTGCTGCAGCCGCCTGTCGGATCGCCCTTTTACAGTCCCGAGTACGGAATTGACAAGTCGGCCGTTGTTCGCACTGCATTGAAGCACTACGACCGTGTAGCCTTCGCCGGCAATGGCCCCCCCGATGAGAAGCCCGCCCTGCTGGTCGACGCCGAATTGCGCTTTGCCACCGGGTGGCTGGCGAACAACCTCAAGCGGAGCGGTGTGTCATTTCACCCATTTCGCCGCTGGTCAGAGATCGCCCGGTTTCTCAGTGGTGAGGCTCCGCGGCCTTAG
- a CDS encoding NAD(P)H-dependent oxidoreductase subunit E, with the protein MASLALHQPTPHICRNRHVMVVCTGESCKNAGAAELLHDLKHHHEHATGDLRISESKCLHRCQAAPAMVEDGRVMGWMSRMRLKLELLRLGLLN; encoded by the coding sequence ATGGCAAGCCTAGCCCTCCATCAACCAACGCCCCATATCTGCCGCAACCGCCACGTGATGGTGGTCTGTACCGGGGAATCCTGCAAGAACGCCGGCGCCGCGGAACTACTCCACGACTTGAAGCACCACCACGAACACGCCACTGGCGACCTGCGCATCAGCGAGTCGAAATGCCTCCACCGCTGCCAGGCCGCTCCCGCCATGGTGGAGGACGGCCGGGTCATGGGATGGATGAGCCGCATGCGGCTCAAGCTGGAACTGTTGCGCCTCGGGCTGCTCAACTAG
- a CDS encoding radical SAM/SPASM domain-containing protein: MTAPAIPSIANPRLVFWELTTGCNLRCIHCRASATELMSPDDLSTKECLDIVDQLAAYAPFILVLSGGEPLWRRDVFDIAKRAVSHGIRVALATNGTLVDEAMADRIKDAGIVRVAISLDGADQGTHDAFRGHDGAYDAAIRGIKHLQNLGISTQINTTVSKHNAHQLPEMVELAKSLKVDAFHLFLLVPVGCGLTIAEDQSVTGADAERILNWFYDRNLDSGMEMKATCAPQYYRIARQRRAESRRAGEAVPAQMPHPQHAGHPQKGGHPTDLNQMTRGCLAASGVCFISHRGSVQPCGYLPLEAGDLRRQTFEEVWSGSELFKDLRDLNNLDGKCGYCEFKQVCMGCRARAFGVTGDYHAEEPFCIYEPNPQRKEAIGAPWQA; encoded by the coding sequence ATGACCGCGCCAGCCATCCCCTCCATCGCGAATCCAAGGCTGGTCTTCTGGGAACTCACCACCGGATGCAACCTCCGCTGCATCCATTGCCGCGCCAGTGCTACTGAATTGATGAGCCCAGACGACCTCTCCACCAAGGAATGTTTGGACATCGTCGACCAACTTGCGGCATATGCCCCATTCATCCTGGTCCTCAGCGGCGGTGAACCCCTCTGGCGCCGCGATGTCTTTGATATTGCTAAGCGAGCGGTCTCCCACGGCATCCGCGTAGCCCTCGCCACCAACGGCACCCTCGTTGACGAAGCCATGGCCGATCGCATCAAGGATGCCGGCATCGTTCGCGTCGCCATCAGTCTCGACGGGGCCGACCAGGGCACCCACGACGCCTTTCGTGGTCACGATGGGGCTTATGACGCAGCAATCCGCGGCATCAAGCACCTGCAGAACCTGGGGATTTCCACCCAGATCAACACCACTGTCTCCAAACACAATGCCCACCAACTGCCCGAGATGGTTGAACTGGCCAAGAGCCTGAAGGTCGACGCCTTCCACCTCTTCCTGCTGGTTCCCGTGGGTTGCGGGCTCACCATCGCGGAAGACCAGTCGGTCACCGGCGCCGACGCCGAGCGCATTCTGAATTGGTTCTACGATCGCAATCTGGACTCCGGCATGGAGATGAAGGCGACCTGCGCTCCGCAGTATTACCGCATCGCCCGCCAGCGCCGGGCCGAATCCCGCCGCGCCGGGGAGGCCGTACCCGCCCAGATGCCGCACCCCCAGCACGCCGGACATCCCCAAAAGGGCGGCCACCCCACAGATCTGAATCAGATGACCCGCGGCTGCCTCGCCGCCTCCGGCGTCTGTTTCATCTCGCACCGCGGCTCCGTCCAGCCCTGCGGCTACTTGCCCCTGGAGGCCGGCGACCTCCGCCGCCAGACTTTTGAGGAGGTCTGGAGCGGTTCCGAACTCTTCAAGGACCTGCGCGACCTGAACAATCTGGACGGGAAGTGCGGCTATTGCGAATTTAAACAGGTTTGTATGGGTTGCCGGGCGCGCGCGTTCGGCGTCACCGGCGACTATCACGCCGAAGAGCCCTTCTGCATCTACGAGCCGAATCCCCAGCGGAAGGAGGCCATCGGAGCACCATGGCAAGCCTAG